Proteins encoded by one window of Arachis ipaensis cultivar K30076 chromosome B04, Araip1.1, whole genome shotgun sequence:
- the LOC107635295 gene encoding hypersensitive-induced response protein-like protein 2 gives MGQALGCIIVGQSNVAIKEHFGKFDDILQPGCHCLPWCLGYQIAGGLSLRVQQLDVKCETKTKDNVFVNVVASVQYRALADKASDAFYRLTNTKEQIQSYVFDVIRASVPKLELDAVFEQKNDIARAVEDELEKAMSAYGYEIVQTLIVDIEPDVHVKRAMNEINAAARLRLAANEKAEAEKILQIKKAEGEAESKYLSGLGIARQRQAIVDGLRDSVLAFSENVPGTTAKDIMDMVLVTQYFDTMKEIGASSKSSAVFIPHGPGAVRDVAEQIRDGLLHANASPNLLN, from the exons ATGGGTCAAGCTTTAGGTTGTATTATAGTTGGGCAATCAAACGTGGCTATTAAGGAACATTTTgggaaatttgatgatattctgCAACCTGGATGTCACTGCTTGCCTTGGTGCCTCGGATACCAGATAGCCGGCGGCCTTTCGCTCCGTGTGCAGCAACTCGATGTCAAATGCGAGACAAAAACCAAG GATAATGTGTTTGTGAATGTGGTTGCTTCTGTGCAATACCGCGCCTTGGCCGATAAAGCATCTGACGCCTTCTATAGGCTCACCAACACAAAGGAACAGATACAGTCCTATGTTTTCGACG TTATCAGGGCAAGTGTGCCAAAGTTGGAGCTGGATGCTGTGTTTGAGCAGAAGAACGACATAGCAAGGGCCGTCGAAGATGAGCTTGAAAAG GCCATGTCTGCTTATGGATATGAGATTGTTCAGACCCTTATTGTTGATATAGAGCCTGATGTTCATGTCAAGAGAGCTATGAATGAGATTAATGCAG CTGCTAGATTGAGGCTAGCTGCTAATGAAAAAGCTGAAGCAGAGAAAATACTTCAGATCAAGAAAGCCGAGGGAGAAGCTGAGTCCAAATACCTGTCGGGACTCGGAATAGCTCGACAGCGCCAGGCCATTGTGGATGGACTGAGGGACAGTGTGCTTGCATTCTCCGAGAACGTGCCCGGGACGACAGCAAAAGATATCATGGACATGGTTCTGGTGACGCAATACTTCGACACAATGAAGGAAATTGGTGCTTCTTCAAAGTCCTCAGCAGTGTTCATACCACATGGTCCTGGTGCTGTTAGGGATGTTGCTGAGCAAATCAGAGATGGTTTACTTCACGCCAATGCCTCACCAAATCTCTTAAATTAA
- the LOC107635296 gene encoding outer plastidial membrane protein porin — MAKGPGLYTEIGKKARDLLFKDYHSDQKFTISTYSPTGVAITSSGTRKGELFVGDVNTQLKNRNVTTDIKVDTDSNLFTTITVDEPTPGLKAIFSFKVPDQRSGKVELQYLHDYAGVNTSVGLTANPIVNLSAVFGTSILALGVDLSYDTKSGDLTKSNAGVSFTKDDLIAALTVNDKGDALNASYYHVVNPLTNTAVGAEVTHRFSSNENTLTLGAQHALDPLTTAKARVNNYGRASALIQHEWRPKSFFTISGEVDTKAIEKSAKIGLGLVLKP; from the exons atGGCAAAGGGTCCTGGTCTCTACACTGAAATCGGCAAAAAAGCCAGGG ATCTGTTGTTCAAGGACTACCACAGTGACCAGAAGTTCACCATCAGTACCTACTCACCCACTGGAGTT GCCATCACGTCATCAGGAACCAGGAAAGGTGAATTGTTTGTGGGTGATGTTAACACCCAGTTGAAGAACAGAAATGTCACCACCGATATCAAAGTTGATACAGATTCTAAT CTCTTCACAACCATCACTGTTGATGAGCCTACCCCTGGTTTGAAGGCTATCTTTAGCTTCAAAGTTCCTGATCAAAGGTCTGGCAAG GTGGAACTTCAGTACTTGCACGACTATGCTGGAGTGAACACCAGTGTTGGGTTGACGGCAAACCCAATCGTGAACCTTTCTGCTGTTTTTGGAACTAGCATTCTTGCTCTCGGAGTGGATCTTTCATATGATACCAAAAGTGGGGATTTGACAAAATCGAACGCAGGAGTCAGCTTCACCAAAGATGACTTGATTGCCGCATTGACTGT GAATGACAAGGGCGATGCTTTGAATGCTTCATATTATCATGTGGTCAACCCCTTGACCAACACTGCTGTTGGTGCCGAGGTGACTCACAGGTTCTCGTCCAACGAGAATACCCTCACCCTTGGCGCCCAGCACGCATTGGACCCCTTGACCACAGCGAAGGCTCGCGTCAACAACTACGGCAGGGCAAGTGCTCTCATCCAGCATGAGTGGCGCCCCAAATCGTTCTTCACTATTTCCGGGGAAGTCGACACCAAGGCGATCGAGAAGAGTGCGAAGATTGGATTGGGTTTGGTTCTCAAGCCCTAG